In Candidatus Micrarchaeum acidiphilum ARMAN-2, the following are encoded in one genomic region:
- a CDS encoding Ribosomal S13S15 domain protein yields MARMHTKKHGKSKSRKPMLTEGSHQENLELSKEQIEKIILDYAKQGYSPALIGEKLKKEHKVLYPRQELGKKLSEVLVENKLSGQIPYDMMDLMKKAVNLNKHIEKNKKDVHNTIRLKHIESKIWRLTKYYIRRGVLPSNWRYNYKEAELLIKGR; encoded by the coding sequence ATGGCACGAATGCATACTAAAAAACACGGCAAATCAAAGTCCAGAAAGCCGATGCTTACAGAGGGCTCTCACCAGGAAAATCTCGAATTGTCAAAGGAGCAGATTGAAAAGATAATCTTGGACTACGCGAAGCAAGGCTACTCACCTGCGCTTATAGGGGAAAAGCTCAAAAAGGAGCACAAAGTGTTATATCCAAGGCAGGAGCTTGGCAAGAAGCTTTCTGAAGTGCTTGTGGAGAACAAGCTCTCCGGGCAGATACCCTACGACATGATGGACCTTATGAAAAAGGCAGTCAACCTGAACAAGCACATAGAAAAAAACAAGAAGGACGTGCACAATACAATCAGGCTAAAGCACATAGAATCCAAGATATGGAGGCTGACAAAGTACTACATAAGGAGGGGCGTGCTCCCGAGCAACTGGAGATACAACTACAAGGAGGCAGAGCTTTTGATAAAAGGGAGGTAG
- a CDS encoding tRNA methyltransferase complex GCD14 subunit, which produces MFIPMQYRKLKRGPQVILPKDIGIIIAYSGIGKESRCVDAGTGSGWLAVSLARLCKEVVSYELREDFIKIAERNKEISGAQNLTIVNKDITKGISERDVDLVTLDMPNSDKAVRHAYKALRPDGYIVGYLPHMEQVKKFVAKLEKTGFRNTYVLEVIARDMLVRESGMRPSTKGVWHTAYLAFAQK; this is translated from the coding sequence ATGTTCATCCCGATGCAATACAGAAAGCTCAAGCGCGGCCCGCAGGTAATACTGCCTAAGGATATAGGCATAATAATAGCCTACTCTGGAATAGGCAAGGAAAGCAGGTGCGTCGACGCAGGGACAGGAAGCGGATGGCTGGCCGTCTCGCTTGCCAGGCTCTGCAAGGAAGTCGTAAGCTACGAGCTGCGCGAGGACTTCATAAAAATAGCCGAAAGAAACAAGGAGATATCCGGTGCGCAGAACCTTACCATAGTGAACAAGGACATTACCAAGGGCATATCTGAAAGGGACGTAGACTTGGTCACTCTAGACATGCCGAATTCGGACAAGGCAGTGCGCCACGCATACAAGGCTCTCAGGCCTGACGGCTACATCGTAGGATACCTGCCGCACATGGAGCAGGTTAAAAAATTCGTGGCAAAGCTGGAGAAGACGGGCTTCAGGAACACATACGTGCTAGAGGTCATAGCGAGGGACATGCTTGTCAGGGAGAGCGGCATGAGGCCAAGCACAAAAGGAGTTTGGCATACTGCCTACCTGGCTTTTGCGCAGAAGTAG
- a CDS encoding valyl-tRNA synthetase, which produces MYDSSLEQKWNGYWREHNMFLFEDENRSKPLYVIDTPPPNTNGDLHMGQAFWISYIDAIARYKRMKGFNVLYPQGWDTQGFPVELQVEKQYGKITNQKDFYDRCVEFANKNIQKMKAQMIELGASFDERYEYITMSPEYRKKIQLSLLLMHDKKMLYRANHPVEWCPHCKSSISREEVEEKENTTNLNHVRFELRGKEEGKSIVIATTRPELLHACVAVAVNPSDERYAGLVGKTAAVPIFGRAVPIISDESIEKDFGTGAEMVCTFGDKNDVLMFYKHKLEFIDSIDESGRLKNAGKFDSMTITEARAAILDHLAETGSLLKKESIKNVVKIHDKCATPIEFISSMQWFIKTKEFAVKIKETAKEIKWIPDFTIQRLFDWCDYIEWDWNISRNRVFGTPIPFWYCSDCGYIIPASRDSLPIDPKVQPSPESKCPSCGSNNIQGEEKTCDVWVDSSITPLIIAGWPENKDLMNRAFPASIRIQGTDIIRTWAFYTIFRTSILGGDKPFEAIITSGMIQGTDGREMHKSFGNGVDPKDLIAKYSIDSVRLWAALSGNIGKDKRFSYEDIEFAKSFIIKLYNSSLFIKKILAENKLPEKEPHGHFGVFDLWILNRLNDVVAQVDKAYSEYDLYQAMNAAIAFYWHEFCDYYIENVKYRVYSEDKKIEGSKEAAIFTLYHVMNVMLRVLAPVMPHAAEEINAMFSGSSIFLSEFPKSGQMQEPSGYVINGLIFKSSTIELDYSNAGKLLNDIIADVRKAKSAAKLALNYKVKIININLPKEYYSVVSLAENELKEICKADKVSLQQSENYSVSISE; this is translated from the coding sequence ATGTACGATTCTAGTCTAGAGCAGAAATGGAACGGCTACTGGAGGGAGCACAACATGTTCCTATTCGAAGATGAGAACAGGTCAAAGCCCCTGTACGTCATAGACACCCCACCACCTAATACCAATGGAGATTTGCACATGGGGCAGGCATTCTGGATATCCTACATAGACGCCATAGCCAGGTACAAGCGCATGAAGGGGTTCAACGTTTTATACCCGCAGGGCTGGGATACCCAGGGATTCCCGGTAGAGCTGCAGGTGGAGAAGCAGTACGGAAAGATCACAAACCAGAAAGATTTTTATGACAGATGCGTCGAATTTGCAAACAAAAACATCCAGAAAATGAAGGCGCAGATGATAGAGCTCGGCGCCTCATTCGACGAAAGATACGAATACATCACCATGTCTCCAGAATACAGGAAAAAGATACAGCTTTCGCTGCTGCTGATGCACGACAAGAAAATGCTTTACCGCGCAAACCATCCTGTGGAATGGTGCCCGCACTGCAAGAGTTCAATATCCAGGGAGGAGGTCGAGGAAAAGGAGAATACAACCAACCTTAACCACGTAAGGTTCGAGCTGCGCGGAAAGGAAGAGGGCAAAAGCATTGTTATAGCCACAACGAGACCAGAGCTGCTGCATGCGTGCGTAGCGGTGGCGGTAAACCCCTCCGACGAGAGATACGCAGGCTTGGTTGGCAAGACTGCGGCGGTGCCGATATTCGGAAGAGCAGTACCGATAATATCTGATGAATCCATAGAAAAGGATTTTGGGACCGGAGCAGAGATGGTATGCACTTTCGGAGACAAAAACGACGTACTCATGTTCTACAAGCACAAACTGGAGTTCATAGACTCGATAGACGAGTCTGGCAGGCTCAAGAACGCCGGCAAGTTCGATTCTATGACGATAACTGAGGCGAGGGCCGCGATACTCGACCATCTGGCAGAGACCGGAAGCCTCCTAAAGAAAGAAAGCATAAAGAACGTGGTAAAGATACATGACAAATGCGCCACCCCGATAGAGTTCATATCGTCAATGCAATGGTTCATAAAGACGAAGGAATTTGCCGTGAAAATAAAAGAAACCGCAAAAGAGATAAAATGGATACCAGACTTCACCATACAGCGGCTCTTTGACTGGTGCGATTACATAGAATGGGACTGGAACATATCACGAAACAGGGTTTTCGGCACCCCGATACCCTTCTGGTACTGCTCAGACTGCGGATACATTATCCCAGCAAGCAGGGACTCGCTTCCAATAGATCCAAAGGTCCAGCCATCTCCGGAGTCTAAATGCCCGTCGTGCGGCTCTAACAACATACAGGGCGAGGAAAAAACGTGCGACGTGTGGGTAGACTCTTCCATAACACCCCTCATAATAGCCGGCTGGCCTGAAAACAAAGACCTGATGAACCGCGCATTCCCTGCTTCAATAAGGATACAGGGCACCGACATAATACGCACCTGGGCTTTTTATACCATATTCCGCACGTCAATACTTGGCGGCGACAAGCCTTTTGAAGCCATAATAACAAGCGGCATGATACAGGGCACCGACGGCAGGGAAATGCACAAGAGCTTCGGAAACGGCGTAGACCCAAAGGACCTGATAGCCAAGTATTCGATAGATTCGGTAAGGCTGTGGGCCGCGCTGAGCGGAAACATAGGCAAGGACAAGCGGTTCTCCTATGAGGACATAGAATTCGCGAAAAGCTTCATAATAAAGCTGTACAACTCCTCGCTTTTCATAAAGAAAATACTTGCGGAAAACAAGCTTCCTGAAAAGGAACCGCATGGCCACTTCGGAGTATTCGATCTTTGGATACTGAACAGGCTCAACGATGTGGTAGCGCAGGTGGACAAGGCGTATTCGGAATACGACCTCTACCAGGCCATGAACGCTGCTATAGCCTTTTACTGGCACGAGTTCTGCGATTATTACATCGAGAACGTGAAGTACAGGGTATACTCTGAAGACAAAAAGATCGAGGGCAGCAAGGAAGCCGCAATATTCACGCTTTACCATGTAATGAATGTGATGCTCAGGGTTCTGGCTCCAGTAATGCCGCATGCCGCAGAAGAGATAAACGCAATGTTCAGCGGAAGCAGCATCTTCCTGAGCGAGTTCCCGAAGTCCGGGCAGATGCAGGAGCCTTCCGGATACGTGATAAACGGGCTCATATTCAAGAGCTCAACTATAGAGCTTGACTACTCAAATGCGGGAAAGCTGCTTAACGATATAATAGCCGATGTTAGGAAGGCCAAGTCTGCAGCAAAGCTCGCTCTGAACTACAAGGTAAAGATAATTAATATAAATCTTCCCAAAGAATATTATAGCGTTGTCTCTCTTGCGGAAAACGAACTCAAAGAGATATGCAAGGCGGACAAGGTTTCGCTGCAGCAGAGCGAAAATTACAGCGTCTCGATATCAGAGTAG
- a CDS encoding ribosomal protein S3Ae translates to MAVQKSDKWKFKKWYTILAPKMFNEIEIGEMPANSDKSALGRNIKVALSNLTNNPSNSYTNVILKVTDVNGNVAHTKIVEMAQLYSYIRSLVRRYRSVASAVQPVKTKDDVEMVAKVIIITRGRTAHTKLIGLRKELEGYLKSYFSENEHNAAIMAIVEGRLQSELATKLNHIAPINKIEVNKLEIKS, encoded by the coding sequence ATGGCAGTGCAAAAATCGGACAAGTGGAAATTCAAGAAGTGGTACACAATACTCGCCCCCAAGATGTTCAACGAGATAGAAATAGGGGAAATGCCGGCAAACAGCGACAAGTCTGCCTTGGGAAGGAACATAAAGGTGGCTTTGTCGAACCTGACTAACAACCCGTCAAACTCATACACCAACGTGATACTCAAGGTTACCGACGTAAATGGAAACGTTGCGCACACCAAGATAGTCGAAATGGCGCAGCTCTATTCGTATATAAGGTCCCTGGTAAGGAGGTATAGGAGTGTGGCTTCGGCGGTCCAGCCGGTCAAGACCAAGGACGACGTGGAAATGGTTGCCAAGGTAATAATAATAACAAGGGGCCGCACTGCCCACACCAAGCTTATAGGCCTCAGAAAGGAGCTTGAAGGATATCTGAAGTCTTATTTTTCGGAAAACGAACACAACGCCGCGATAATGGCGATAGTAGAGGGCAGGCTGCAGTCAGAGCTGGCAACAAAGCTCAATCACATAGCCCCTATAAACAAAATCGAAGTGAACAAGCTAGAGATAAAATCCTAG
- a CDS encoding DNA topoisomerase I, with amino-acid sequence MKTLIIAEKPSVALRIAIALGNGQHKSVRNGRITYYTMPHGDGEIYVAAAVGHLFTIRQKGKERAYPITEIEWAPSYLTNKRSEYTKEYLFTLKKLAQECSTFINACDYDIEGTVIGTNIIKELSGLQAEAIGSVSKRMKFSTTTPKDLLDSFGSLLPPDINNFYAGEARHMLDWLWGINFSRALTSALSSSGQYKQLSIGRVQGPALGLLAKREKEIASFKPEPYWNVLAYSGEFEFINSRGNIFAKQEAESAFSAANSGRDNAVVSEATSAEQLRRPYPPFDLTSLQLEASRVFGFDPSATLAMAQSLYERSFISYPRTSSQKLPRTLGLPRIIADLGKNPAYSTIAAEIASKGRFTPAEGPKEDEAHPAIFPTGVTPKGITGSEEKLYDLIARRFLSCFGEYAKVNNFSLEISIGGETFEGKGSKVTYPGWLDYYKYAKIKERDLPNLEKGQRVEITDIKMPELQTAPPKRFTKAGLISELEKHNLGTKATRAAIIDTLFKRNYIEGSSIRVTEFGMTVYDALEKNCSMIVDEDTTITLEKDMDLISKGKMPESEVLKKGKEVLLTAIETFNSNKEKISEEMKESFKSANVLGKCPKDGGDLVIKRSFRGKQFVACSNYPKCTNTYPLPQNAKIVPTGNACEFCHTPIVKIIRRGKPPFEIDLDPNCVTKDAFKKKLEAKAEKASEPQKPKPKPKPAAKKREKPKPKKAKKQKKRAEAQPKGEA; translated from the coding sequence ATGAAAACACTTATTATAGCGGAGAAGCCCAGCGTCGCGCTCAGGATAGCAATAGCCTTGGGCAACGGCCAGCACAAGTCCGTAAGAAACGGCAGGATAACCTATTATACGATGCCGCACGGCGATGGAGAAATATACGTTGCAGCGGCGGTAGGGCACCTTTTCACGATAAGGCAAAAGGGCAAGGAGAGGGCATATCCGATAACAGAAATAGAATGGGCGCCTTCATATCTGACAAACAAGCGCTCAGAGTATACGAAAGAGTATCTTTTTACGCTCAAGAAGCTTGCCCAGGAGTGCAGCACGTTTATAAACGCGTGCGACTACGACATAGAGGGCACGGTTATCGGTACCAACATAATAAAAGAGCTCTCCGGCTTGCAGGCAGAAGCCATAGGCAGCGTGTCCAAGCGCATGAAATTTTCAACTACAACGCCCAAGGACCTGCTAGATTCGTTCGGCAGCCTCCTGCCGCCAGACATAAACAACTTTTATGCAGGCGAAGCCAGGCACATGCTGGACTGGCTCTGGGGCATAAACTTCAGCAGGGCGCTTACTTCCGCGCTGTCAAGCTCGGGCCAGTACAAGCAGCTGAGCATAGGCAGGGTCCAAGGCCCGGCCCTCGGACTGCTTGCAAAAAGGGAAAAGGAAATCGCATCTTTCAAGCCAGAGCCTTACTGGAACGTTTTGGCGTACTCCGGCGAATTCGAGTTCATAAATTCCCGCGGCAACATATTTGCCAAGCAGGAGGCCGAATCTGCGTTTTCAGCGGCAAACTCTGGAAGGGACAATGCAGTTGTTTCGGAAGCTACGTCTGCGGAGCAGCTAAGGCGCCCGTATCCGCCGTTCGACCTGACATCCCTGCAGCTGGAAGCCAGCAGGGTCTTCGGGTTCGACCCGTCGGCCACGCTGGCCATGGCACAGTCTCTGTACGAACGCTCGTTCATATCATATCCGAGGACATCATCACAGAAACTGCCAAGGACACTGGGCCTTCCGCGCATAATAGCAGATCTTGGTAAAAACCCTGCCTATTCAACAATCGCGGCTGAAATAGCCTCAAAGGGAAGGTTCACTCCAGCGGAAGGGCCAAAGGAGGACGAAGCGCATCCGGCAATCTTTCCGACCGGAGTGACACCCAAAGGCATAACCGGATCAGAAGAAAAGCTATACGATCTCATAGCCAGGAGGTTCCTGTCGTGCTTCGGGGAGTATGCAAAGGTCAACAATTTTTCGCTCGAGATAAGCATCGGCGGCGAAACGTTCGAGGGGAAGGGATCCAAAGTCACATATCCGGGCTGGCTGGATTATTACAAGTACGCAAAGATAAAGGAGAGGGATCTGCCGAACCTGGAAAAGGGCCAGCGCGTTGAGATAACCGACATAAAGATGCCGGAGTTGCAAACCGCCCCGCCGAAAAGGTTTACAAAGGCGGGCCTTATATCAGAGCTGGAAAAGCACAACCTGGGCACCAAGGCAACGCGCGCCGCAATAATAGACACGCTATTCAAAAGGAACTACATAGAAGGCTCATCTATACGAGTTACGGAATTCGGGATGACCGTATACGATGCCCTTGAAAAGAACTGCAGCATGATAGTCGACGAGGACACCACCATAACGCTAGAAAAGGACATGGACTTGATATCGAAGGGCAAGATGCCGGAAAGCGAGGTGCTGAAGAAGGGCAAGGAGGTGCTGCTGACTGCCATAGAGACATTCAACAGCAACAAGGAGAAGATATCTGAAGAGATGAAGGAAAGCTTCAAGTCAGCCAACGTACTGGGAAAATGCCCCAAAGACGGCGGAGATCTTGTGATAAAGAGGTCGTTCCGCGGCAAGCAGTTCGTAGCATGCTCCAACTATCCAAAATGCACCAACACCTATCCGTTGCCGCAGAACGCCAAGATCGTGCCTACCGGCAATGCCTGCGAATTCTGCCATACTCCAATAGTTAAGATCATACGGCGCGGCAAGCCGCCGTTCGAGATAGACCTGGATCCGAACTGTGTCACAAAGGACGCCTTCAAGAAGAAGCTCGAGGCCAAGGCGGAGAAAGCCTCCGAACCCCAGAAGCCAAAGCCAAAGCCCAAGCCTGCAGCAAAGAAAAGGGAGAAGCCAAAGCCCAAAAAGGCAAAAAAGCAGAAAAAGCGCGCAGAAGCGCAGCCGAAAGGCGAGGCATAA